A genomic segment from Streptomyces sp. NBC_00459 encodes:
- a CDS encoding DUF2516 family protein has protein sequence MQGFAGFMWLLSVALIIFSGFALIDAAVRREDAYRAADKKTKPFWLVILGLAFVVNLIFNILSFLPIIGLVATIVYMVDVRPALRGLPGGGRSRRGGGSSSDGPYGPYNGGR, from the coding sequence ATGCAGGGGTTCGCGGGGTTCATGTGGCTGTTGAGCGTGGCCCTGATCATTTTCAGTGGCTTCGCTCTGATCGACGCCGCGGTGCGCCGCGAGGACGCCTATCGGGCGGCGGACAAGAAGACCAAGCCGTTCTGGCTGGTCATCCTCGGGCTCGCCTTCGTGGTGAACCTGATCTTCAACATCCTGTCGTTCCTGCCGATCATCGGCCTGGTCGCGACGATCGTGTACATGGTCGACGTACGACCGGCCCTGCGCGGTCTCCCGGGTGGCGGGCGCAGTCGCAGGGGCGGCGGCTCCAGCAGTGACGGGCCGTACGGGCCGTACAACGGCGGTCGCTGA
- a CDS encoding PP2C family protein-serine/threonine phosphatase gives MPVPVPRQRAIPALETDQAPAPAMPGAASTGTPGPGTPSGESAPRKQTTTGTDASDAADAAAKAAASFTAPGTHLTLLLIQDDPGGSPVVPELLDASGKPIRVRTARNLTEAERLLTDDVHCILLDLALPAPPTPPNTDDGNDDELAVLKHVLRLAPRHAVLALTASGDAERGTEAVRVGAQDYLFRDELDGRLLSRAIRYAVERKRSDRAERRLTESRLRAQENARLERGLLPTPLLDGSSLRFAARYRPGRSRALLGGDFYDTVRTPDGTVHAMIGDVCGHGPDEAALGVELRIAWRALTLAGLCGDALLGTLQQVLEHERENDEIFATLCTVDISPDGRSAGLCLAGHPAPLLVRPTPAPSGPGAVAELLPHDNNGPALGLLPGARWPRTQVQLGAEWTLMLYTDGLIEGHVGAGRERLGQDGMVAMIRRQLAQGLRGENLLRAAVSEVRELNGGELTDDLAVLLLDRQA, from the coding sequence ATGCCCGTACCCGTACCGCGGCAGAGAGCGATCCCGGCCCTGGAGACCGATCAGGCGCCGGCCCCTGCCATGCCCGGAGCGGCCTCCACCGGCACCCCCGGCCCGGGCACCCCCTCCGGTGAATCGGCCCCGCGCAAGCAGACGACGACCGGCACGGACGCCTCCGACGCCGCTGACGCCGCCGCCAAGGCCGCAGCATCCTTCACCGCCCCCGGCACACATCTGACCCTCCTGCTGATCCAGGACGACCCGGGCGGCTCGCCCGTCGTGCCCGAGCTGCTCGACGCGTCGGGCAAGCCGATCCGCGTCCGTACGGCACGCAACCTCACCGAGGCCGAGCGACTGCTCACCGACGACGTCCACTGCATCCTGCTGGACCTCGCCCTGCCCGCGCCCCCGACGCCCCCGAACACCGACGACGGCAACGACGACGAGCTGGCGGTGCTGAAACACGTACTGCGGCTCGCGCCCCGGCACGCCGTCCTCGCGCTCACCGCCTCCGGCGACGCCGAGCGGGGTACGGAGGCGGTACGCGTCGGCGCCCAGGACTACCTCTTCCGCGACGAGCTGGACGGCCGGCTGCTGAGCCGCGCGATCCGCTACGCGGTGGAGAGAAAACGCTCCGACAGGGCCGAACGCCGGCTCACCGAGTCCCGGCTGCGAGCCCAGGAGAACGCCCGCCTGGAACGCGGTCTGCTCCCCACCCCGCTCCTCGACGGCTCCTCGCTGCGCTTCGCCGCCCGCTACCGTCCCGGCCGCTCCCGCGCCCTGCTCGGCGGCGACTTCTACGACACGGTCCGTACGCCCGACGGCACGGTCCACGCGATGATCGGCGACGTGTGCGGGCACGGCCCCGACGAGGCGGCGCTCGGTGTGGAGCTGCGCATCGCATGGCGTGCGCTGACACTGGCGGGCCTGTGCGGCGACGCGCTGCTGGGCACGCTCCAGCAGGTCCTGGAGCACGAACGCGAGAACGACGAGATCTTCGCGACGCTCTGCACGGTCGACATCTCGCCGGACGGCCGCAGCGCCGGCCTGTGCCTGGCCGGCCACCCGGCTCCGCTGCTGGTCCGCCCGACGCCCGCACCCTCCGGGCCCGGCGCCGTGGCGGAACTGCTGCCCCACGACAACAACGGCCCGGCGCTGGGACTGCTGCCGGGGGCCCGCTGGCCTCGTACGCAGGTGCAGCTGGGGGCCGAGTGGACGCTGATGCTCTACACGGACGGTCTGATCGAGGGCCATGTCGGCGCGGGCCGGGAACGGCTCGGCCAGGACGGCATGGTGGCGATGATCCGCCGCCAGCTCGCCCAGGGCCTGCGCGGCGAGAACCTGCTGCGGGCGGCCGTGAGCGAGGTCCGCGAACTGAACGGCGGGGAGCTGACGGACGACCTGGCGGTCCTGCTGCTGGACCGCCAGGCGTAG